Proteins found in one Moritella sp. F3 genomic segment:
- a CDS encoding NADP-dependent isocitrate dehydrogenase has translation MSDENSKIIYTLTDEAPLLATYSLLPIVEKFTSAAGIDVVKSDISVAARILAEFPDYLTEEQQLPDNLSELGRLTQDASTNIIKLPNISASVPQLQAAISELQSQGFNIPNLPENPESEEEKELLQRYSKALGSAVNPVLREGNSDRRAPKAVKNFARKHPHSMGKWSQASQTHVAHMREGDFYHGEKSITLDSARNVRMELVAENGETTILKDNIALLDGEIIDSMFMSKTALCEFYEQEMQDAYETGMMFSLHVKATMMKVSHPIVFGHAVRIFYKDAFAKHDELFKKLGVNVNNGLSNLYEKIEGLPSSQREEIRRDLHACHAHRPELAMVDSDKGISNLHAPNDVIVDASMPAMIRSGGKMWGADGRPKDTKAVIPESTFARIYQEIIAFCKTNGAFDPVTMGSVPNVGLMAQKAEEYGSHDKTFEASVTGEARIVDIDTGEVLMTQDVEKDDIWRMCQVKDAPIRDWVKLSVARARDSDTPVVFWLDPYRPHENELIIKVNEYLKDHDTEGLDIQIMSQVRAMRYTLERVARGLDTISATGNILRDYLTDLFPIMELGTSAKMLSIVPLMAGGGLFETGAGGSAPKHVQQLVEENHLRWDSLGEFLALTVSLEDVAKKTNSIKAKVLATTLDQATEMLLDNGKSPSRRTGELDNRGSHFYLSLFWAKCITEQTDDAELAAQFAPLAASLAENEQQIVEELNSAQGKAVDIGGYFNADPAKMEAIMRPSETFNALLKVALS, from the coding sequence ATGTCTGACGAAAATTCAAAGATTATTTACACTTTAACGGACGAAGCTCCGTTATTGGCGACTTACTCACTTCTACCGATCGTAGAAAAATTCACTTCAGCTGCCGGTATTGATGTAGTTAAAAGTGATATCTCGGTTGCAGCCAGAATCTTGGCCGAATTTCCAGATTACTTAACTGAAGAACAACAGTTACCAGATAACCTCAGTGAGCTAGGCCGTCTGACGCAAGACGCAAGCACTAACATTATTAAACTGCCAAATATCAGTGCATCTGTACCACAGTTGCAAGCAGCGATTAGTGAATTGCAATCTCAAGGTTTCAACATTCCAAACCTGCCAGAAAATCCAGAGTCTGAAGAAGAAAAAGAGCTGCTACAGCGCTATTCCAAAGCCCTAGGTAGTGCTGTAAACCCAGTACTTCGTGAAGGTAATTCAGATCGCAGAGCACCAAAAGCAGTTAAAAACTTCGCCCGTAAACACCCACATTCGATGGGTAAATGGAGCCAAGCATCACAAACTCACGTAGCACACATGCGTGAAGGCGACTTCTACCACGGCGAGAAATCAATCACACTAGACAGTGCGCGTAATGTAAGAATGGAACTCGTTGCTGAAAATGGTGAAACGACAATTCTTAAAGATAATATCGCATTACTCGATGGCGAAATTATCGATAGCATGTTTATGAGCAAAACGGCACTGTGCGAATTTTATGAGCAAGAAATGCAAGATGCTTATGAAACAGGCATGATGTTCTCATTACACGTAAAAGCAACGATGATGAAAGTATCTCATCCGATCGTGTTCGGTCACGCGGTAAGAATTTTCTACAAAGATGCATTTGCTAAACATGATGAACTATTCAAAAAACTAGGCGTTAATGTAAATAACGGTTTGTCTAACCTTTACGAAAAAATCGAAGGTTTACCAAGCTCACAACGCGAAGAAATCCGTCGTGACTTACACGCTTGTCATGCACACCGTCCAGAACTTGCGATGGTAGATTCTGATAAAGGTATCTCAAACCTACACGCGCCAAACGACGTGATTGTTGATGCATCTATGCCAGCAATGATCCGTAGTGGCGGTAAAATGTGGGGGGCTGATGGTCGTCCTAAAGACACCAAAGCAGTGATCCCTGAATCAACATTTGCTCGTATTTACCAAGAAATCATTGCCTTTTGTAAAACCAACGGTGCATTTGATCCTGTGACTATGGGTAGCGTGCCAAACGTTGGCCTAATGGCACAAAAAGCCGAAGAATACGGTTCGCACGATAAAACATTCGAAGCATCTGTAACAGGTGAAGCACGTATCGTTGATATCGATACAGGCGAAGTACTGATGACTCAAGATGTAGAGAAAGACGACATCTGGCGTATGTGCCAAGTTAAAGATGCACCAATCCGCGACTGGGTTAAATTATCAGTAGCACGTGCAAGAGATTCAGATACACCAGTAGTATTCTGGCTTGACCCTTACCGTCCACATGAAAACGAACTGATCATTAAGGTAAATGAATATCTTAAAGATCATGATACTGAAGGATTAGACATCCAAATCATGTCACAAGTTCGTGCGATGCGTTACACGCTAGAACGTGTAGCTCGTGGTCTAGATACTATTTCAGCGACGGGTAACATTCTACGTGATTACCTTACTGATCTATTCCCAATTATGGAATTAGGTACTAGTGCTAAAATGTTATCTATCGTGCCATTAATGGCTGGCGGTGGTTTATTTGAAACGGGTGCCGGTGGTTCAGCGCCGAAACACGTACAGCAACTTGTAGAAGAAAACCACTTACGTTGGGACTCACTAGGTGAATTCTTAGCATTAACGGTTTCTTTAGAAGATGTGGCTAAAAAGACAAATAGCATTAAAGCCAAAGTATTGGCAACAACGCTAGATCAAGCAACAGAGATGTTACTTGATAACGGTAAGTCGCCATCACGCCGTACCGGTGAACTAGACAACCGTGGTAGCCACTTCTACTTATCTTTGTTCTGGGCTAAATGCATCACAGAGCAAACAGATGATGCAGAACTTGCAGCACAGTTTGCACCACTTGCTGCAAGTCTTGCTGAAAATGAACAACAAATTGTTGAAGAGCTAAATTCAGCTCAAGGCAAAGCAGTTGATATCGGTGGTTACTTCAACGCAGATCCTGCGAAGATGGAAGCTATCATGCGCCCAAGTGAAACATTTAACGCATTACTGAAAGTAGCGCTTAGCTAA
- a CDS encoding putative quinol monooxygenase, whose translation MTSRVYVLAQFKPKEGKEDALFEILKALEPDSYREEGCIQYMLTRQISHPSATNSEYSIVFNEIWENAEAWTAHGNRKQIQHFFETQVQAETGLVADVVVTAYTDEGHHYDYPVYA comes from the coding sequence ATGACAAGCCGAGTATACGTTTTAGCGCAATTTAAACCAAAGGAAGGTAAAGAAGACGCGTTATTTGAAATCTTAAAAGCATTAGAACCGGATTCATACCGAGAAGAAGGTTGTATTCAATATATGCTTACTCGTCAGATTAGCCATCCAAGTGCAACCAATAGTGAATATTCAATTGTATTTAACGAAATTTGGGAAAATGCAGAGGCTTGGACTGCACATGGAAATAGAAAACAGATCCAACATTTTTTCGAGACGCAAGTGCAAGCTGAGACTGGGTTAGTTGCTGATGTTGTGGTAACGGCGTATACAGATGAAGGCCATCATTACGATTATCCTGTTTATGCATAG
- a CDS encoding tetratricopeptide repeat protein produces MQNYILDLTSENFQEILLQGKYSQPIVIDFWSERAPENQVSARLLNIAQSFNGEIVLARLNCDRHPELAQQFGIKSLPTVAIFKDGKPVDSFVGEQEEAAIREIISRHLPKQEQVLLQQAQMLLMDSKFAEAVPLIGQAYELAPDNTDIKIAYAQALLGSHQVEAAEALLDTFAEEEQQSHQYQTLRSHLDTAKKSAETPEIVALTAAHQANPDDLQIAYDLAIQLQIVNKHNDAMALLYKILTTEYDFLEGGARKIYLELLSVMTDAAVVADYRRKLYTLMY; encoded by the coding sequence GTGCAGAATTATATCCTTGACCTTACCAGTGAAAATTTTCAAGAGATCTTGCTACAAGGCAAATACTCACAACCAATCGTCATTGATTTCTGGTCTGAACGTGCACCAGAAAACCAAGTAAGTGCGCGCCTATTAAACATAGCTCAAAGCTTCAATGGCGAAATTGTACTTGCACGACTTAATTGCGATCGTCATCCTGAATTAGCACAGCAGTTTGGTATTAAAAGTTTACCCACCGTAGCTATTTTTAAAGATGGTAAACCAGTTGATAGCTTTGTGGGCGAGCAAGAAGAAGCGGCTATCCGTGAAATCATCAGCCGCCATTTACCAAAACAAGAACAGGTATTACTGCAGCAAGCACAAATGCTATTAATGGATAGCAAGTTTGCTGAAGCCGTGCCATTAATAGGCCAAGCTTACGAACTCGCACCGGATAATACTGATATTAAAATTGCTTATGCGCAAGCGCTATTAGGTTCACACCAAGTTGAAGCGGCTGAAGCATTACTAGATACCTTCGCCGAAGAAGAGCAACAAAGTCATCAATATCAGACACTGCGTTCGCATTTGGATACGGCAAAAAAATCTGCGGAAACGCCAGAGATCGTTGCATTAACAGCTGCGCATCAAGCAAATCCAGATGACTTACAAATAGCTTATGACCTAGCTATCCAATTGCAAATAGTAAACAAGCATAACGATGCGATGGCGCTGTTATACAAGATCTTAACTACCGAATATGATTTCTTAGAAGGTGGGGCTAGAAAGATTTATTTAGAATTATTATCAGTGATGACAGATGCCGCCGTTGTGGCTGATTACCGTCGTAAGCTGTATACCTTGATGTATTAA
- a CDS encoding DUF1800 family protein, with protein MSKSLFVNGISCTLLACLNLSPAAASNSTAVAQANSYTTPLLTNQSQSVTNAAVKLLYQGSFGPTPETLLNAQQVTRQQWIATQMQLAPSWHYPLTTQYCDGSITPTTNIVDGSDRANTSKVENKKSPNPRACLKAQESVWLEHALTAQDQLRQRVAFALSQILVVSSKEPPLAKYGDGLAWYYDLLVKHSFGNYRDLLQDVTLSPAMGVYLSMQGNRKANLNKNTFPDENYAREVMQLFSIGLYQLDISGQTILDKQGNKLPSYQQADVENLARVFTGWDLVENRRYGNRRTGRYDTFMELSPKQHDYNEKQLFGQSIKAGMKADKELSASLDLLFNHPNVGPFISRQLIQRLVASNPSPEYIKRIATVFNDNGAGVRGDLGAVVQAILLDDDAQAPLTSPALKLKEPLLNYIGFLRAFSATPKSEHYQLRQLSSTFGQGAMRADSVFNFYQPDFEANYQVDLKTNEQPDFNGDFKESGQSHSGSLSGVPANQQMTTVSPESQIMVDPLIIKQLSLMFKQTVSNKANFDLDLSEPLALAGNSIDMLEYLDQLLLAGKMTSAFKAQLQSHLSHIKGQKRQLKEAIYLIVSSADYAVQP; from the coding sequence ATGAGTAAATCTTTATTTGTGAACGGTATCAGCTGTACTTTATTAGCTTGTTTAAATTTAAGTCCTGCTGCGGCGAGTAACAGTACTGCAGTGGCACAAGCCAATAGTTACACGACACCACTGCTGACGAATCAATCACAGTCAGTCACCAATGCCGCAGTAAAATTATTATACCAAGGCAGTTTTGGGCCTACACCTGAAACTCTGCTAAATGCGCAACAAGTCACACGTCAGCAATGGATCGCGACGCAGATGCAATTAGCCCCAAGCTGGCATTATCCTTTAACGACACAATACTGTGATGGTTCGATTACCCCTACAACGAATATAGTCGATGGCTCAGACCGTGCTAATACGAGCAAGGTGGAAAATAAAAAATCGCCAAATCCTCGCGCCTGTTTAAAAGCACAAGAATCGGTTTGGTTAGAGCATGCATTAACGGCGCAAGATCAATTACGTCAGCGCGTGGCGTTTGCCTTATCACAGATATTAGTGGTATCAAGCAAAGAACCGCCACTGGCTAAATACGGTGATGGTTTAGCATGGTATTACGATTTATTAGTTAAACACAGCTTTGGTAATTATCGAGATTTGTTGCAAGATGTGACCTTATCACCTGCGATGGGCGTTTACCTTTCGATGCAAGGTAACCGTAAAGCCAATCTCAATAAGAACACTTTTCCCGATGAAAACTATGCTCGCGAAGTGATGCAATTATTTAGTATTGGTTTGTATCAATTAGATATTAGCGGACAAACTATTTTAGATAAGCAGGGCAATAAACTGCCGAGCTATCAACAAGCGGATGTTGAAAATTTAGCACGCGTATTTACCGGTTGGGATCTGGTTGAAAACAGGCGTTATGGTAATCGTCGTACGGGTCGTTATGATACTTTTATGGAATTGTCACCAAAGCAGCATGACTACAATGAAAAGCAATTATTTGGTCAATCAATAAAAGCGGGAATGAAAGCGGATAAAGAATTATCTGCAAGTTTAGACTTATTGTTTAACCATCCTAATGTGGGGCCTTTTATTAGTCGCCAATTGATCCAACGATTAGTGGCATCTAATCCTTCTCCTGAATATATTAAACGTATTGCTACAGTATTCAATGATAATGGTGCTGGTGTGCGCGGTGATTTAGGTGCCGTAGTACAAGCTATTTTATTGGATGATGATGCTCAAGCGCCATTAACGTCTCCAGCGTTAAAATTAAAAGAACCTTTGTTGAATTACATTGGCTTTTTACGCGCGTTTTCAGCAACGCCAAAGTCAGAACATTATCAATTACGTCAGCTGAGTAGCACATTTGGTCAGGGGGCAATGCGCGCTGATTCAGTGTTTAATTTCTATCAGCCAGACTTTGAAGCGAATTATCAAGTTGATTTAAAAACGAATGAACAACCCGATTTTAACGGCGACTTTAAAGAAAGTGGTCAGTCGCATTCTGGTTCATTGAGTGGCGTTCCTGCTAACCAACAAATGACTACGGTATCGCCTGAATCACAGATAATGGTTGATCCGCTTATCATCAAGCAGTTATCGTTAATGTTTAAACAAACAGTGTCAAACAAAGCGAATTTTGATTTAGATCTTAGTGAACCGCTAGCGCTTGCTGGTAACAGTATTGATATGTTGGAGTATCTTGATCAACTATTGTTAGCTGGAAAAATGACATCCGCATTTAAAGCGCAGTTACAATCACATTTAAGCCATATTAAAGGTCAGAAAAGACAGTTGAAAGAAGCCATTTACTTAATCGTGAGCTCTGCTGATTACGCAGTGCAGCCTTAG